Genomic DNA from Paenibacillus sp. KS-LC4:
TTTTTCTATTATCCTTTCTTTACTTATACTGCTACTTACGTATATATTAAAATAAGTGCTTAATTGAATTAAGTCACTTTTCTTTAAATTACTTTGGATAATGATCATTTCCGCTTCACTTCGGTCATCTAAAACATCTAGTTTCTTAATAATATCATTTAAATATATATTATCATTTTTACTATGAAGTTTTTTATTTTTGTTTTTTTCATTATCCTTTGATCTATATAATAATTTTCCATTCCCATTCAATAACTCTTCATATTCAGTGTCAGTAAGTTCTGTTAAAAAGTTCGAAAAGACTTTTAACAGTGTGGCTAACTCAGATCTAGTATTCAAAATGTTAACCTCCCAAAGTATTATATCCCTAACCTTTCACGAACTTCTTGAGTAAATGCTTCTAATTCTTCTCTTACATTTTGATAAGTTTCTAAACTTACATCTTCAAGTACAACAGGTACTCCGGTTTGAGGAGCATCAGAAAATAATGTTTTATTTTCTCTAATGATAGTATTAAAAACAGGAATGTTTAATCTTCTTACGGTTGAAATAAACTGTTGTTGTGCTTTATATGGTGTTCCAGAACGAATACCAACCATTGTAAATACAACACCTTCAAATTTTGGATTAACTTCACTGAACTCATTGTTATATTCATCATTTCGAGCTTTCTCGTTATACTCCTCAACTAATTCATCCACATTTTTTTTCAGTTGTTCCATTCCTATCGTTGACAAGTAATCTGACTTAGCTGGAATAATTAATATATCGCTTGCTATAATAGCCGTTTTAGTTACGATATTAAAATTGGGGGGACAATCAATTAATATTACATCGTATCCTTCATCATCAAGTTGCTGTAATCCTTCCTTCAGCCGAGAATGTACTTTAAGAAAGTTATATAAATTCGTTCGTTTGCTTCCTCCCCATAATTTTGCACTTAATTCTAAATCAGCTTCAATTAATCCTAAATGAGAGGCAATTAAATCTATCTCCCCCTTGGATTTAAGTTCGGCTAGTCTCAGATTGACTCTATTAGGACTAATTATTATTTCATCTAGATTAAATTCATGGTCATCATAGATAAATGCATCAAACCAATTTTTAATTGTCTTATTTTGAAAATTCTTTTCCCAGTCTTCAACTCTTAAAAAGGAAAAAGTCAAGTTGGTTTGAGGGTCTAAATCAATCATTAGAACTTTGAAGCCCTGAAACGCTAATTCACCAGCTAGATTTGAAGTTACGGTTGTTTTCCCAACTCCACCCTTATAATTAATTATTGAAATTACTTTAGTCATCTGGATCCTAACACCTCTCTATTACTTATTGAGCGTTGATTTACTACAAAATCATACATCTATTAAATATTAATTACATCTTTCAAGCAGAAAAAATCCAGCATTGAATCACACACAACAAAAAGTCCAGATGATTCCTACACATTCTGTCATTAAAGATGCCTGTTCAATAATACGTTGCTATCTAACATTATACACATATGTATAGTTCACTAGAAGATGTCCAGATTCCTTCATTTGTAACTAAATTTACAGCCAGTACATGAATGACTGCTATAATAGTACAATATGTAAACTTAAATATATATTATACCCTGATACCTATGCATGATAGGTAGTCCTCGCAAGAGACTAATCATGCAGGAGCCGGACACAATCAAATGTGTTCGGCTCTTTCTTTTCCAATTTCAATTATCAGGAGGAGTCAAAATGAACTCACAACAAAATGAAAGCTTGAAGTCGCTTCTGTCCCAATCTCTGAGAGAGCGGCAGGACAGCTATACCATTCAGCGGATATTTGAACAGTTTCCTACTACCTCGGAACTATTAGATGCTACTGAACAGCAACTGACTGAGATTAAAGGAATTGGCAAGAGCAAAGCGCGTCATGGATCGGCTACACTTAGTTGGACAATAAAAATAAGGGCTTGTAGAATGGATCTATCATACGAAGGAGCGGATCTCTACCATGTCCAAACAACAACGAAGAACGTTTACAGCCGAGTTTAAAAAACAGATGGTGCAACTCTATGAAAATGGGAAGTCCAGGGCAGCCCTTGTGGAGGAATACGACCTCACAGCTTCGGCTCTAGACCGCTGGATCAAGCAATCGAAGGCAACGGGTTCCTTCAAAGAAAAGGACAATCGTTCGCCTGAAGAAAACGAATTAATCGCTTTACGAAAAGAAAACCAGCGTCTCCTGATGGAGAACGACATTTTAAAGCAAGCCGCACTGATCATGGGACGAAAGTAGTTATCATCCAGAATAACCGTGATAAATACTCGGTATCAGCAATGTGTGACGTCCTCGAAATCGCCAAAAGCACGTTCTACTATGAAGCCAAGGAACAGCCCACAGAAGAGGAATGTACGAAAGCTATCGTGGAGATCTTCCACAAGAATCGAAAGGCCTACGGTACGCGAAAGTTGAAGGCGACGCTTCAGGAACGGGGGCTCATCGTCTCCAGACGACGTATAGGCCGAATTATGCGAGAGCAGGGCCTTGTCTCTACGTATACCATTGCCCAATTCAAGCCCCACAAAACGGCTTGTAATGAGGCAAAGACAGCATATGTATTGGATCGTGAGTTTGAACAAACGGAAAGCAGACGCTTCGTTGTCAGCGATCTGACCTATGTGAAGGTAGGGCACCGGTGGCACTACGTTTGTGCTCTCATCGATCTGTTCAATCGAGAGATTATTGGTCATAGTGCAGGCCCGGCGAAGGACGCTGCTCTGATTTCCCGTGCCTTTGCAACGGTTGAGGGCGATCTCAGCCAGATTCAGTGGTTTCATACGGATCGCGGTAGCGAGTTTAACAACCACACAATGGACCAGCTTCTTAAAACCTTTGGCATCGGCCGGTCACTCAGCAAGAAAGGATGTCCCTACGATAACGCCGTGGCTGAAGCCACCTACATGGTCATGAAAACGGAGTTTATCTACCAGATGGAATTCCGAAGCCTTCATCATCTGGAATTGGAACTATACGATTACATCAACTGGTTTAACAAGCATCGCATTCACGGATCACTGGGTTACATGACACCTGTTCAGTATCGTCAAGCAGCCCTTAAAAAAGTTGTCTGATTTAATGTTGACAATCCAAGCTAAGACCCCTTGATAAATCTTTATGCTGGTATCCAGCACACCTATACACTTGCCTCCCCCTCACTCTTCCCCCCAGTAATAACCACCTGCACCCCAATCATCACCACAATAGCAGCAAGCATCGCAACAAGCGCAGCCATAAAGCTCCCACTACTATCATAAATCGCCCCAATTAATAAGGGTCCCATAGCACCTATAATGTAGCCGCCGCACTGAGACATCGCCGACCATGCTCCTGCTTCCTCTGGCGTATCTGTCTCGACAATTGGCAGCATAAGCGCCAGTGGAAACAACCCTCCTGCCCCAATGCCTAACATGATTACTGCTGGCAGCATCGGCAGATGCAAAAGCAGCATAACAATCCCGATTAGCTCGGACACACTGCAAAGAACCAGATAAAACCTCCGTTTCCCCGACCTGGCAACAAGGAAGGGAATCGTCAACGATACAGGAATTTGAATAATCGTAAAAACGGTTAGGAGCATAGCCGCGCTTGCTGCGCTGTACCCGAAGCTCAGGGCAATCGGTGAAATCCACGCCGTAACCGAATAAAATATACTGGCCATTAATCCAAAAAATAAGGTCAACAGCACCGCCTTTTTATTGCGAATCGGCAGCCTTGAAGGAAGTTTGGAACTAGCTCCTACCAACCCTCCCTTTTTGACCTTGTTGATCTTGTTGACCTTGTTGCCCTTGATCCTCTCGATCCCCTTACTCCCCCTGCTCCCCAGAAAAGCTGACCAAACGATTAAAGCAATCACGCCGAAAATAGCCCAAATGGACAAAGTCAGCGATAAGCTATGATTGCTGCGATTGTATAGAGGTATAGCAAAAGCAGAGGCAATGGCTGCTCCTACAGTCATCGAGGCGGAATAAACACTGACAATTCCGGGCTTCGTGGGAAAATACTTTTTAATAAAGCCCGACAGCAGCGGCCCTGCTAAGCTAATCCCGATACCGCCAACTAACGCAGTTATAATCAGTATAAAAACGGAGCTAACGCCCCCCCGCAAAGCGGTTGCCCCTGTAATAAGAAATAATGCGATAAAAATAGTACGCTCAAGCCCTACCCGATCACGTAATGCGGTTGCCGCTGGAGCAAAAATCCCCATGCATAATACAGGCAAGGTCGTTAGCAGACTTGCGGTCAGCCCACTCATTGCTAGATCATTTTGCATCGTGCGAAGCAATGGAGCAACCGATGTAATAATCGGTCTTAAATTTAAAGCTGCAATAAATATGGCTAACAATAAAAAATATTTTTTCATAGCGGCTGCCTCTCTCTTTTTAGCTGTGTAACTCTTCATCAAGTATATGGCGCCACCTTTCATTGATC
This window encodes:
- a CDS encoding AAA family ATPase, which translates into the protein MTKVISIINYKGGVGKTTVTSNLAGELAFQGFKVLMIDLDPQTNLTFSFLRVEDWEKNFQNKTIKNWFDAFIYDDHEFNLDEIIISPNRVNLRLAELKSKGEIDLIASHLGLIEADLELSAKLWGGSKRTNLYNFLKVHSRLKEGLQQLDDEGYDVILIDCPPNFNIVTKTAIIASDILIIPAKSDYLSTIGMEQLKKNVDELVEEYNEKARNDEYNNEFSEVNPKFEGVVFTMVGIRSGTPYKAQQQFISTVRRLNIPVFNTIIRENKTLFSDAPQTGVPVVLEDVSLETYQNVREELEAFTQEVRERLGI
- a CDS encoding IS3 family transposase (programmed frameshift), coding for MSKQQRRTFTAEFKKQMVQLYENGKSRAALVEEYDLTASALDRWIKQSKATGSFKEKDNRSPEENELIALRKENQRLLMENDIFKASRTDHGTKVVIIQNNRDKYSVSAMCDVLEIAKSTFYYEAKEQPTEEECTKAIVEIFHKNRKAYGTRKLKATLQERGLIVSRRRIGRIMREQGLVSTYTIAQFKPHKTACNEAKTAYVLDREFEQTESRRFVVSDLTYVKVGHRWHYVCALIDLFNREIIGHSAGPAKDAALISRAFATVEGDLSQIQWFHTDRGSEFNNHTMDQLLKTFGIGRSLSKKGCPYDNAVAEATYMVMKTEFIYQMEFRSLHHLELELYDYINWFNKHRIHGSLGYMTPVQYRQAALKKVV
- a CDS encoding MFS transporter encodes the protein MKKYFLLLAIFIAALNLRPIITSVAPLLRTMQNDLAMSGLTASLLTTLPVLCMGIFAPAATALRDRVGLERTIFIALFLITGATALRGGVSSVFILIITALVGGIGISLAGPLLSGFIKKYFPTKPGIVSVYSASMTVGAAIASAFAIPLYNRSNHSLSLTLSIWAIFGVIALIVWSAFLGSRGSKGIERIKGNKVNKINKVKKGGLVGASSKLPSRLPIRNKKAVLLTLFFGLMASIFYSVTAWISPIALSFGYSAASAAMLLTVFTIIQIPVSLTIPFLVARSGKRRFYLVLCSVSELIGIVMLLLHLPMLPAVIMLGIGAGGLFPLALMLPIVETDTPEEAGAWSAMSQCGGYIIGAMGPLLIGAIYDSSGSFMAALVAMLAAIVVMIGVQVVITGGKSEGEASV